A section of the Elizabethkingia anophelis R26 genome encodes:
- a CDS encoding ArsR/SmtB family transcription factor translates to MGTTKTDIYTDNHNRLASLFKALGHPARIAILQYIISQKACICNDLVEELGLAQATISQHLKELKNIGIIQGSIEGKSVCYCIDEKIWRQFQKELNTFFNQEVKINQCC, encoded by the coding sequence ATGGGAACAACTAAAACAGATATATATACAGATAATCATAATAGGTTGGCATCACTTTTTAAAGCATTGGGGCATCCTGCCAGAATTGCTATTCTACAATATATCATCAGCCAGAAAGCTTGTATTTGTAATGATCTGGTGGAGGAATTGGGACTTGCACAAGCCACTATTTCTCAGCATTTAAAGGAGTTAAAGAATATAGGTATTATACAGGGATCTATAGAAGGGAAATCTGTTTGTTATTGTATAGATGAGAAAATCTGGAGGCAGTTTCAAAAAGAACTAAATACTTTCTTTAATCAGGAAGTAAAAATTAATCAATGTTGTTAG
- a CDS encoding DUF6428 family protein — protein MKLSEIKEILPALENVEFQLENGTFVPEHFHVTEVGQIIKNFIDCGGVIRNERTVNFQLWNADDYEHRLKPGKLLHIIKLSEDKLGIQDAEIEVEYQSETIGKYDLDFNGKTFVLKNKTTACLAQDACGIPPAKQKKNLSDLSVNQSSCVPGSGCC, from the coding sequence ATGAAGTTATCAGAAATTAAAGAAATTCTGCCTGCATTGGAAAATGTAGAATTTCAGTTAGAAAACGGAACCTTTGTTCCCGAACATTTTCATGTGACAGAAGTAGGGCAGATTATTAAAAACTTTATCGATTGTGGCGGGGTAATCCGAAATGAAAGAACAGTAAACTTTCAGCTTTGGAATGCAGATGATTATGAACATCGCCTGAAACCCGGAAAACTATTGCATATTATTAAGCTTTCGGAAGATAAACTGGGGATACAGGATGCTGAAATAGAGGTTGAATATCAAAGTGAGACTATTGGTAAATACGATTTGGATTTTAACGGAAAAACCTTTGTTCTGAAAAACAAAACAACAGCATGTCTTGCTCAGGATGCCTGTGGCATTCCTCCCGCTAAACAAAAGAAAAACCTGTCTGATTTATCTGTAAATCAATCTTCCTGTGTTCCGGGATCAGGATGTTGTTAA